A window of Aequoribacter fuscus genomic DNA:
GCGTCAGCGCCATTGCTTTAATGGCCTCCAAGCGGCGAAGGATATCACGGATCTGTATCGCTAAGGTGCGCCGTTGCTCGCCAGTTTCTGAGCTTGTATGTTGGTGCAGGCCCTTGTGCTCTAACAGTTGATAGCCATTTTGGAATAATAGCTTCGCAATCGAAGATTCACTGCTGATTCGGCGCTGTAAATAGGCCTGCCTGCCTAGCTTCAGCGCCTGTTCGGTAAAGGCTTTGCTGTCGAGGTCTTGTTCATTGAGTTGGCATGCCAAGTCGGCGACAACGCTGTAAGCTTCGGTAAAGATCAACAGCGTTTGATGTGCGACCAAAGGTTTGATGGCGCGCAGTATGTCATCGCCTTGGATGTGGGCACGCTCTAGTTGATTGAGAGCATCTGGAAAATGGCGATTTAATTCGTCTTCGATTTCGGCGCGGAACAGCTCGGTCGGAGAATAAAAGAATTCAAACTTGAAGGTGTCGCGTAACGATTCGACTTCGTGCCAAAAAGCGGTCACCGCATCGGTACCGCTCAGTTCGCGAATTTTCATGATCGCCAGTTCGATAATGGCTTGATGCACAAAAAAGTGAATGATGCTGTTGCGGTAGTAGCTGGCGATAGGGTGTTGATTTTGCTCGATACCGTACACGGTTTCTGGTCCCGCGTCGTAGCGCGTGATAATTCGCTCTGAAATCATTAGTCCCAGCACACCCTCTAGATTAGAGCTGATGTCTTTTTGTAGATCGTCTGACATAAAGATCTGGCGCTGGTGAGCCCAAGTCACAAGCGTTTCGAGTTCTTTCACAACCTCGGCTTCTGTGAGGGCCCGTGGGGCGACACCCAAAAGGCATAGAGAAATCAAGGCGGGGAAGGTTATGGGGGTAACCTTGTTCGCCTCTACGGCAACTTCAAATGCGATTTTGGCGAGTGCCAGTTTGTCGTCCGGATCTGGCGCACTTTCTAGGACGACGGGTTTGCCGACGTTCATATACACTCGACCCATGGGCCTAGCGAGGCTTTTCACATAGCCGATAAACCACATCAGGGACTCCGCTTTTTTTACGCGGCCTGCTTGCTCAGTCGCGTACTCTTCCACGTCGCGTATTAGATCGTAGCTGATTGATACAGGTGTGATGTGAATATTTTTGGCATCGGTCGCGTGACACGCTTCAAGAACGTACTTTAAAAGACCATAGCGCGGCGGCATGAGTTTACCAACGCGTGAGCGAGTCCCCTCGAAAGACCAGTTCATGGGGAAGCGTTTTTCCATCAAGTAACCGATGTACTGGCGCAACACCATTTTGTAAACCGGGTTATCTTGGAAGCTGCGACGAATAAAAATCCCACCGGCACGGCGTAACAAGAAGCCCAGGCCAGCAAAGCTTAAGTTTGCACCTCCAAACATATGTGGCATTGGGAAATCGTTTTCGTACAGCACCTTTGGCACCACCATACCATCTAAGTAGGTTTTATGAGTCCACAGCAAAATAGAGGGGTGGTCGCGTACTTGGGCGCGTAAGGTTTCGATTTCGGTTTGGCTCACAACGACATCATCTTCGTAGGCGAGACCCAAACAGTACTGATTAAATTTGGCGTAAAAATCTAACCAGAAGGTTGAAGGGTTGGAAATCATCTCCTTCATATAGGTTTCGGCTTCCCGGGCCGTACTGCTGATAGAGCGCCCCGTTTCGGCGGCGACTTCGCGCAAGGATTGTTTAAAACGACGGCGATTGCGCAGATTGGCGGCGATAAAACGGGGTACCTTATAGCGTCCACCTTGCTGCTTTCGTTCAGCAATATCTAAAACTAGGGCGGCTTGCCGTGCAACGAATTCAGCGAATGCTGCCTGCGCGTCGGGGTCGTGGTCGGCAAGTTTAATAAAGCGTTCGCGCAAGTTGGCGACTGTATCGGGCTGCCCAGTTAAAAACGTCGCACGTTGTGGTTTGTTGCGCAGGATGCGCTTACCTCTGGCGGCTCTTGGGCGTCGCGGGTCGCCAAATACCAGGTCGCGCAATCTGGGACCCGAGGCAATGGCTTTAGCCGAAGGCCGCCATGCGATTCGAATGGGCACGACAAGCGTATCGTCGGATTGTGCTTGTATACTGTCGGCGATCTCTGTTTTTACAACCAGTTGTTTATCCATCAAGACCAGTGCGCAATATTCTGGCGTTCGGCCTTGTGTGTTGTGATAACTAAGCCACTCTAACAGTTGCCTGCGCTCGAAGCGGTTGCGTGCATCCATGATAAAAAAGACTGGGCCATTGTGTGCACTGGGCCATGGATTCGTTTCTGCCGCTTGTTGGGTCAATGCCATAGTATGCCGCTAGTGATTGGACTCGTTACGTGTTTTTACACCTCTTGCGCTGGATTTGGCAAGTGAGTTTCGCGTTTTGGTGGCACGCGGTTTGCGCGCTTTGCTCTGTGTGGCGGGCGTATTGTTCTTGGCCGCTGAAGGCTCGGCTTGACCCAGTGCTTCCAGATACAATTGACGCACATCGTTCACGTGCTGGTCTATGTCTTCGAGGCGCCAATGTTTTGTCTCAATGGGCTCGAGCACTTCTACTCTGACTTTGCCAGGTCTGAACACAAAATCGCCTTTGGGGGCGATATCACTCGCGTTGTGGATCACAATGGGTACGATCGGAACACCCGCTTGCATGGCTAAGTGAAACGCGCCTTTTTTGAAGGCACCCAATTTGCGAGTCGTCGAGCGCGTGCCCTCTGGTGCCAAAACCACCGATTTGCCCTCATTTTGCATCACATCCACCAAGGGTTTCATGGCAGCAATAGCCGACTCGGCATTTTTGCGGTCGATCATAACCACGCCCCCCCACTCCATCACTTTGCCGATGATGGGGAGCTTTTTAATCTCTTGCTTGCCCACCCCGGCCATGTCTTGCCGCACCAGTTTGGCCGCGATAATCACGTCGGTCTTGCTTTGGTGGTTAAAAATAAATACCGCGGGCCGCTGCTTCCAGATGTTTGCCTCGCCTTTAACATCAAGCTCTAGACCAACCAGGGCGCTCGCTGTTTCCGCGAACAGCGCGTACGAGAAATTTCGGCTCTGGCGCATAGAGCCTGTCAAAGCAAATACGGGAATGCCGGCGGCAAAGGCAGACACGACGCTGGTTGTGGCCGCCAGTGAACGAATAAATTGGCTGAGCGTTGGGGTGCCTCTGCTGTCAAATGATGCTTGAGCCCAATGATTCTCGCGCGCCATTTCGCGCAGAGCTCTGGAGGGGTTCAGTGCCACCGGGTGTCCACTGGCAATTAATAGTTCACTGTCGTCGGTGCTGTCTGAGTAAAAAAATGTGTTGGCTAAACGGCCTTTGGTTTGCTTTAACAGTTTTTTGGCCGCGTCAACTTTGCCTGTGCCGAAGCAGGGGGGGCCATCAATGTCGCCGGTGAAAGTATCATTGTTTACGGCGAGCTCAGTGCAGTAAATGTGATCGATGCCGAGATCTCGTGCAGCGGGCTCAACTTGAAAACGGGTCGCTGACGAGACAAGAGCAATGGTGTGCCCGGCCGCCTTGTGGGCATCGATAAGTTGGCGTGCTTCAGGGTACACCAAACGACCAATGTGTTTGTCGTACACGGTTTGGGCGAAGGTGTCGTAGTCTGTTTTGGAGTAGCCGGCCATGAACTGAGCGGTCAGAGCGATGAGGCTGGCGAAGTCAATATTACCGAAACCAAACTGGGTCATCGCCTGCAGGGTGCTCATCAGATCTTTGATGTCTAAATCGCCTTTCATCACCTGAGCGCGAAGAAAATGAAAAGCGGAATACCCATAGATAATCGTGCCGTCAAAATCAAATAAGGCCGCAGTTTTTGGTCCTTTTGGAGCGGCCTCAATGGCGCCGATAAGTTCATTGATCTTCGACATGTCGCAATCCTCGTGCTGAGATGCTAAGACTAGAGCGAATTGTGCCAATTGTCACATGAGCATTTAGCAAGTTTTACCGTTCCCAAGCCTTAGGCGAAGAGCTCGTCAAAGTGATGTATGGCTTGGTGCAGTGTATCCGTTTTGATGGTGTGTCTCGAATCGGGCTGCTTTAAGGTAATGAGGTATTCGATTCCAAACTGCTTGGCCGCGCTCAAGACGGTTTCGTTATCATCGATGAGTACTGTCCGTTTAGGATTAATAGGATGGGCACTTGCGAAACTGTGCCAGAACGCTTGCGATTCTTTTGGTGCTTGAAACTGATGTGAGGTCACTAGGTGATCGAAATAGGGCCTGAGATCAATGTTCGAAAGTTTGGAATCGAGCACGACTTGATGTGCATTCGTCACCAGAAAAATCTGTTTATCTTGCGCCTTTAAGAAGTCTAAAAACTCGAAAACCTGAGGCCTTGCACTCGATTGGTGAGCTGTGTTGCGCACATGCTCATGCACATCAAAGCCTAGGGTCTTACTCCAGTGGTCAATGCAGTACCACTGGAGCGTCCCTTCGGTTGCGCTCATTTTGGTATGCAGTTGGCTCTTTGCTTCATCGAGCCCGAGACCTTGTATCTTAGCGAAGACCTCAGGTATGTGCTCTAGCCAAAAGTGATTATCGTAAGCGAGGTCGAGTAGAGTTCCGTCCATGTCGAGTAGGACCGTATCCACTGCTGTCCAATCCAGCATATTAAAAGCGCTCTATTATCAAGTTGTTGGGGTGTACCATGATACACTACGGGCATGACAAAAGATCTTGCCGAAACCCGACCCTCGAATAGCGAGGTAAGCCAAATACTCGAGCTTCTGAATACGGCCAGCCTCGCGATACTGAAGCATTACCGTTCTGACGCTGCCGCTGAGTATCAAAACAAGAAGGACTCTACGCCGCTGACTGAAGCCGATTTGATGGCTCACAGGCTTATTTGCCAAGGACTGCACCAAATCTCTCCTGGCATTCCCGTCTTGTCTGAGGAGTCGGACACCGACGTGAAACAAATACGGCGACAATGGCGCGATTATTGGTTAGTCGACCCCTTAGATGGCACGCGAGAATTTCTGAACAGAACCGGTGAGTTCACGATAAATATTGCTTTGATCTGTGAGCATAAGCCGGTGCTTGGATTTGTTGCGGCCCCTTGTCTTGATACGGTCTGGTTTGGGGGTGAACATTACGGTGCGTATAAGCTCACGCTTGGTGCCGATCTTGCAAGCAAACAGAGCATTCGCTGTCGCGCGCTGCAGTCCAACGCCCAGATTACGGTGTTGTCGGCGATACGGCATCGCAATAAATATTTGCAAGCCACCTTGTCGTACTTGCGCAGTGCCACGCCTGAGTTGCAGCGTTTAGACAGTGGCAGTGCCTTAAAATTTTGCCAGTTAGCCGAGGGTCGCGGCGATATTTACCCGCGTTTTTCGCCTTGCTGTGAGTGGGATACGGGCGCCGGCCAAGCTCTAGTCGAAGGCGCTGGAGGGCAAGTCTGGGCGCTCAATGGTCGGCCTTTAGTGTACAACAGTCGCGATACGTTGATGAGTCCGCATTTTGTGGCCCTAGCTGACCCCAGTGCGACCTTGTGGACTGGGTTGTTGCACGAGTTAAAGACTAGTCTGGATGTTTAGGGTGCAGAGACTCTAACCGATACTGGTCTAGGAAGCGTCGTAAAAACTCCTCAAAGGAGATTTCATCGGCCGCTTCGATCGCCGCTTGTTCCTTCAGGCTCTGCGCGGCTTCCGCTTCAAACCTCTGCCGTATCGATTCTTCCAAAGGTTGAGTTAAAAACTCGGTCTTGATGTTGCGCGCTTGATTGAGCGCCGCACTAAAAAAGCTGCCTTGCTGCACGCGCTGACTGACTTGCGCCGAGGGTGTGAGTTCGGGATCGAGCAGTTTCTGACGTTGTATCCTTAGGGCCTCGCTGTAGCCGGGCTCGATTAAGCTGTCCAGCGTTGCGGCAAAGTCCTCAAGTTCGGTCATGATGTTGAGGCCCCAATCTTTAAGCGATACTCGCTCAGAGGGCGTGCTCAACTCTAGGTCGGGTTCGCGTCCCCGAGTAACTACTCGGCTAAAGTTGTCCGCCAATCGAGCTTGCTCTTCGAAGGTGCATTGCGGGCTATCTTTCAGTAAGCAATACAATAAAAACAAGTCTAGAAAGCGAATTTGCGGCGCATCGATACCGGTCGGTAAAAATGGGTTGAGGTCGATGCAGCGCACCTCAATATACTCGATACCGCCCAGAGCCAGTGCGTGGAGCGAGGGTTCTCCGCTGCGAGAGACGCGTTTAGGGCGAATGGGGCTGTAAAATTCGTTTTCGATTTGCAGTAAGCAATCGCTGAGCTGTTGGTACTCGCCGTCGAGTATCTTCGGTATATCGCTGTAGGCTGGATGCGGTTCAACGATGGCCGCTCTAAGTGTATCGACGTAGGTGTCTAACTGGTTGTAGCAGACCTGTAGTGATTTTTGTGTGTCGCTGTTATAACCCAGACCGCCCATTCTCAGCGACGTCGCGTAAGGTAGATGATAGCTGTTGTGCTCTGCGTCGGTGGGTTCTAAGCCGTGGTCTTTTCGACCTTTTAAAAAAGTCGAACACACCGCTGGAGAGGCGCCGAATAAATAGACCAATAGCCATGACCAGCGTTGGAAGTTACGAATTAACCCAAGATAGCGCTCGGTTCTAAAGTCGTTTACATCTTGGGTATTCTGGGTGTAGGACTGCAGCCACGGCCAAAAGCTCTCGGGCAACGAGAAGTTGTAGTGTATACCCGCAATGGTTTGCATGCGGCGTCCATACCGATGCCCCAAGCCATAGCGGTACACGGTCTTAAGGCGAGCTGAGTTGGAGCTGCCATACTGAGCGACGGGGATGTCGCTGTCTGCCGTCAGTGCGCAGGGCATGCTCGCTGTCCATAGGAGCTCGTCACCAAGTTGGTCATACACATAGCGATGTATGTTGTGAAGTTGCTGCAGAGTCTGCTCGGTCGAATCAGATACTGGTGTTATGAATTCCAGCAAAGCCTCACTGTAGTCGGTTGTGATCGAGGCATGAGTGAGCGGTGAACCTAGGGTCTTGGGGTGGGCCGTTTGCGCGAGCAGGCCGTTTGGATCGATGCGAAGCGCTTCTTTTTCAATGCCGCGCTGGAAGCGCAATAGCGTGCGCGCCTTGGGGTCTTGCGCCAGGGCGTCCAATAAGGCAGCAATGCGTTTTTTCATGCGTGTATCTCCGCCCTTTGGTGTAAACTGATCCGATGGTTGAGTTCGAAAGGCCGCCGCGCAGTGTAAAGGCTAGAGGATGTGAAGTACATGTTCGCGTGAGGTCCTTTTTTGCTTTTGCGACTTTGGGGTATGGGCTGTGTTTGCTGCAAGTTGATCTGCAGAGGGTCTTGCGACGTACCCTCGCGGGTACTGCTCGGTGTTAGGAGATAGGTATGTTGAAGTGGTTTCCGGTGCTTGCCGGTGTCCTGGGTTTGGTTTGGTTTTGGGCGGGGCCAGAACCCGCTGACGAGGGACGCCAATTTGGCGCTCGTGCAACACCCGTGACCATCACCACAGTGCAGCGTTTAGACTTTGCCGATTCGGTCGTTGCTGTTGGTACGCTGGAAGCGTGGGAGTCGGTTGATATTCGACCTTCGGTGGCACAAATTGTGACTGAATTGTTGTTTGAAGATGGCGACTCCGTTGAGGCTGGGCAAGTGCTAGCCGTGCAAAAGCAAGACGCTGAAAAAGCCCGCTTCTCTGAATTATCCGCGTCGTTAATCGACGCCAAACGCGAAGTTGAGCGATTGGCAAACCTGGCAACCAAGAATCAGGTGGCCCAAACAGATTTAGATAGAGCAACGACCCGCGTGCAGGTTCTGGAATTCCAATTAGAGGAAGTCCAGGCTAGGATTCAAGATCGCACAATTCGTGCGCCGTTTGCGGGGCAGCTCGGGTTACGAGACGTTAGCCCCGGTGCGTTGATTACGTCGAATACGCGCATAACAACTCTCGACGATTTATCACGAATGCGTCTGACGTTTTCAGTGCCGGCCATACAGCTGGGGGTTTTGTCTGTAGGTCAGAAAGTGATTGCGCGTTCAGCTGCGTATGCCGAGCATTTTGAGGGTCGAATTTCGGCTATCGATAGCCGCGTCGACCCAGTGACGAGGTCTATTCAGGTTCGAGCGGAGGTGCCAAATCCCGACGGGCGGCTGCGGCCCGGTTTGCTAATGAATACGAGCGTTGAGGCGAATCCGCGTATGGCCATCGTGGTTCCTGAAGAGGCGATCGAATCGCGCGCTAAAGAGCATTATGTTTGGTTGCTCGAGCGCGACGATACGGCGAAGAAAACGCAGGTGAGTATCGGCGGTCGGTCGGCGGGTGTGGTGGAAATAACCGCTGGGTTGGACGAGGGGCAACAAATCGTTGTCGATGGCGTGGGTCTGTTGCGAATGAGCCCAGCGAGGGTAAAGCCCAAGGAGTAGGCCATGTTACTGTCAGATGTTTCCGTTAAGCGCCCCGTTTTTGCCCTCGTGCTCAGCGCCTTATTAGTCGCTTTTGGGGTCTTGTCGTTTGATCGATTGCCACTGCGTGAGTACCCAGATATCGAATCCCCAATTGTCAGTGTCTCGACGAACTACCCCGGTGCGTCGGCAGCGGTTGTGGAAAACCGTATTACCGAGGTCATTGAAGACCGCTTGGCGGGTTTGCAGGGCATTAAAGTCATGGAATCCTCAAGCTTCGATGGGCGTTCGTCGATTCGTTTAGAGTTTCAGTTAAGCCGAGATATCGACAACGCTGCCAACGATGTCAGAGACCGCATTTCGAGCGTATTGAACAATATTCCACAAGAAGCCGAACCACCTGAAGTGCGAAAAGAAGAGAGTGGCGAGGACGTGGTGTTTTGGGTGCATCTTGTAGGCCCTGAAATGACGCAATTGGAGCTTACCGATTACGCGCGTCGCTATTTAGAGGACCGCTTCTCGGTCTTAGACGGTGTGGCACGCGTGCGCATATCGGGCGGTAAAATTTACGCGATGCGAATCTGGTTAGATCCCCAGGAATTGGTCGCCCGCCAGCTGACCGTCAGCGATGTCGAAAATGCGCTCAGGACACAAAATATCGAGTTGCCTGCCGGTACTCTCAATTCGCTGTCTAAAGATTTTATTCTCCGCATCGAACGGAGTTACTTAACGGAAGACGATTTTCGAGCTCTGGTTATTCGTCGCTCCGACGATGGATATCTCGTGCGCTTAGGAGATGTTGCTCGCGTTGAGCTAGGTAGTGCCGAGGATCGTCGTTTTTTCCGCGGTAATGGCGAGCCTATGGTGGGTCTGGGAATCGTTAAACAAAGTACCGCGAATGCCTTGTCTATTTCTCGGTTAGTGCAGGCTGAAATTGAACGCGTTAATCAAGATTTACCCCAAGGTTTAACACTGATTGCCAGCTATGACGACAGCGTCTTCGTGGAAGAAGCCATTTCAGAGGTGTATTTCACCCTGTTGGTTGCTGCTGCCTTGGTTGTGTTTGTTATCTTCATTTTTTTGGGCGACTGGCGCAGTTTATTAATACCCGCGCTGACCGTTCCTATTTCGTTAATAGCGTCTTTTTCGGCCTTGTTGGTCTTGGGTTATAGCATCAATTTGTTGACGCTTTTGGCCTTGGTATTGGCTATCGGACTCGTTGTTGATGACAGTATTGTGGTGCTTGAAAACATCCATCGGCGCTTGACCTCGGGTGAGTCGCCTTTGGTCGCCAGTTTTTTGGGCGCACGCCAAGTGGGCTTTGCGGTAGTGGCCACTACCCTGGTCTTGGTTGCCGTGTTTGTACCCATCACCTTCCTGGAGGGTGATATCGGGCGCCTGTTTAGCGAGTTTGCCGTGACTATGGCGATTGCCGTGGGCTTTTCTAGTTTTGTGGCGCTGACCTTAGCGCCAGTGATCGGCAGCAAAGTGTTACAAACGGCCGAGGCTGAGTCGCCCTTGGTCAAGTGGGTCGATCGCATTTCGGGCCGCTTGGAGTCGGGCTATCGGAACTCGCTACAGTCCTTACTGCACCAGCCTCTGTGGGCGTTGGCTATTATTGTTGTATCGTTTTTTGGGGTCGCGGCCCTGTATCAAAGTGTTGAGCAAGAGTTTGCGCCCAATCAAGATCGGGGTATGTTGTTCATGCGCGTGAACGCTGCTGAAGGCGCCTCGTTCGAATACACCAAAGACGTGCTAGAGCAAATCGAGCAACGCCTCATGCCTTTGGTTGATCAAGGTGACATTAAACGACTGCTCGTGCGCGCGCCAGGGTGGGGTGCCGGTGAGTCCTTTAACAATGGCTTTGCCCTGATGGTGTTGGCGCCTTTTGACTCTGGCCGTCGTGATACCGATGAAATATTGGCGGATGCGCGTGCGCGTGTAGCTGATGTGGCGGGGGCGAGTGTCTGGATCAGTGGTCCGCGTTCACTCGGGGGTGGCAGTGGATCACCGGTCGATATTGCGATAGGTGGTAATTCTTACGAAGAGCTGGCTGACTGGCAGGATGCCTTGCTCGCTAAGTTGGCTGAGAATCCGCGTCTAATAAACGTAAATACCAACCTCAAACCTACCAAGCCGCAACTTAAGTTGAGTATCGATCGCGATCGGGCGGGCGATTTAGGCGTTAATATTCGCGATATTGGGCGTACTTTGGAAACTATGATGGGAGGGCGTCGCGCGACGACCTTTCTGATGGGTGGACGAGAGTATGATGTATTGCTTGAGGCTGAACGCTTTAATCGTCAAACCTTGGCTGACCTTGACGCCTTATATGTCCGTTCTACGAGTACGGGCGAGCTGGTGCCCTTGTCGAATATTGTATCAATTACCGAGCAGGCTGATGCGGGCAGCTTAAATCGACACAATCGCGTTCGAGCTTTTACGCTCACCGCTGATTTAGCCGAGGGTTATACCTTGGGTGAGGCCTTAGAGGATATTCGCGTCGCGGTGCGTACCGAACTGCCCGACCATGCCAGCATAGCCTACAAAGGTGAATCTTTGGATTATCAGACCGCGGGTTACGACGTAATTTTTACCTTCTCCTTGGCTTTGCTGATTGTGTATCTCGTTATGGCCGCCCAGTTTGAATCGTTTTTGCACCCTGCGGTGATTTTGTTAACGGTGCCGCTGGCGCTGATTGGTGGTTTGGGTGGGTTGGTCTTGTTTGACCAAACCCTGAATATCTATTCGCAAGTGGGTATGGTGATGCTGGTGGGCTTAGCCACCAAGAACGGAATTTTGTTGGTAGAGTTCATCAACCAACTACGCGACGAAGGTCTTGCCTTTGAAGAGGCCGTTCTCGGCGGAGCATCGCGTCGGTTACGACCGATTATTATGACGGCGCTTACCACCGTGATTGGAGCCATCCCCTTAATTTTGTCGAATGGGCCGGGGCACGAGTCCCGTACAGTGATCGGTGTGGTCATTATGTGCGGCGTTTCCGTCGCGACAGTTATCACCCTGTACGTTATCCCGATGGTATATGCTAAAGTGTGTCAGAATACTGGTTCTCCTAATGCCGTAGCGAGACAATTAGAGGCCGAATTGAACAAGCGAGACGAGGCGGGCGTATGAGTCGCATACAGGAATGGTTGAAAACGTTAGCTCGAGATAAAGGGTCAGATCTGTACTTAAGTACAGGCGCGCCGCCTTGCGCCAAGTTTCAGGGCAAGTTAAAGCCTATTGCCAACGAAGTCCTAAAGCCCGGCGAGATTCGAGCAATTGCCTACGAGTTGATGGACGATACCCAAATAGCGGACTTTGAGCGAGAGCTCGAAATGAACTTAGCGACCTCGATTGCGGGCTATGGCCGTTTTCGCGTGAACATTTTCATTCAGCGCTCGGAAGTGAGTATCGTCGCTCGTAACATTGTCGCCGAAATTCCCAACTGGCAAGATCTGCGACTCCCGGAAATTATGCTCGACGTGATAATGCGCAAGCGGGGCCTCGTGCTGTTCGTGGGTGGCACTGGCTCGGGCAAATCAACGTCCCTTGCTGCCTTGATTGATTACCGCAACAGCAATTCCAACGGCCACATCGTGACTGTGGAAGACCCTGTTGAATATGTACACCGCCACAAGAAGTGCATCGTTAATCAGCGCGAAGTGGGGGTCGATACTCGAAGCTGGCATAACGCACTAAAAAATACATTGCGACAGGCGCCTGATGTGATTTTGATTGGTGAGATCCGCGATCGTGAAACCATGGAACACGCCTTGGCTTTCGCGGAGACTGGACATTTGTGTTTATCGACCTTGCACGCGAACAACGCCAACCAAGCCTTAGACCGTATTGTTAACTTCTTTCCAGAAGAGCGGCGTCCTCAGTTAATGATGGATTTATCCCAGAATCTTCAGGCGTTTGTGTCTCAGCGTTTAATACCCACCGTCGACAACAAACGTGTCGCGGCTATCGAGGTCCTGTTGGGTACGCCATTGGTGTCGGATATTATTTTGCGCGGCCAGTTTGACGGTTTGAAAGAGGTGATGGAAAAGTCTGAAAATCTGGGCATGAAAACTTTCGACCAGGCCTGCTTTGAGCTCTATCAAGAGGGACTTATTAGCGAAGAAGAGGCTTTACGTAATGCTGACTCGGCCAACAACGTTCGTTTGAAAATCAAGTTCGCTGGCAGTACGGTCGGTGGTGATTTTGAAGACGAAGACGATTTGGGTCTGTCGCTCGACGGTGAAGACTTTTAAACGAGAGCTATCATTAGCATGCTGGACCGCTAGAGAACACCTTAGCGTACTAGGGTAATCAGGTTGTCGACAATCGTTTCTAACTGCCCCAGCGTATTGCACTCGTGCGCCAAGTGGCAGACTCGCTGGTAGCGCAGCATTTCGGAGTCTCCGCTACCCCATTGGTTTTTGCCTTCAGGGTTTAGCCAAATAATGCGGCGACAACGCTCGCTAATTTCCAGCAAACGCTCGAATCGATGGTCCCCATAATTGTTGCGGGCGTCCCCTAGAATGATGACTGTGGTTTGTTTGGTGATATCCTGGCCGGCGATGTCCCAGAATTTATCCAAGCTCGATCCGTAGTCGGTGGCGCCGCCGTAGCGCCAGTTGGCAATTTCAATGGCTTTTTCAACAGGATGTTGCTGGAACAGTGACGTGATTTCGCCCAGGTCGTGCGCAAACGCGAACGAGCGAGTACGGGGCAACACGTCCTGCAGGTAGTACAACAGCATGAGTAAGAATTTGGCGTAGGCAGAGACCGAACCGCTGACATCACACACGGCCATGATTTGTGGTTTGCGCCTTTCGGTGCGGCGCCAGAAAGTGTCAAACATGACCCCATCATTGGCGATGCCGCGCCGCAGCGTTTTGATCATGTGCAGTTGTCCGCGTCGGGTTTTTTTTGGACGTTTGCGATGCTTTTGGGTGAGCTTGCGCGCGAGCTTTTGAATCAGCCCTTGCAGCCGCTCAGCGTGGCGGCGCTCGACCGCGCTTAACTTAGTTTTACGCAACAGTTCTGCCATGAGCTGGTCGTGCTGTCCGGCTGCGTTTAGTTCAAAGGCGCGCTCGATGGCCTGTTTAGCTTGGGCCTGCATGGCTTCTTGCACATCTTTTAAGGCGTGTTT
This region includes:
- a CDS encoding efflux RND transporter permease subunit; this encodes MLLSDVSVKRPVFALVLSALLVAFGVLSFDRLPLREYPDIESPIVSVSTNYPGASAAVVENRITEVIEDRLAGLQGIKVMESSSFDGRSSIRLEFQLSRDIDNAANDVRDRISSVLNNIPQEAEPPEVRKEESGEDVVFWVHLVGPEMTQLELTDYARRYLEDRFSVLDGVARVRISGGKIYAMRIWLDPQELVARQLTVSDVENALRTQNIELPAGTLNSLSKDFILRIERSYLTEDDFRALVIRRSDDGYLVRLGDVARVELGSAEDRRFFRGNGEPMVGLGIVKQSTANALSISRLVQAEIERVNQDLPQGLTLIASYDDSVFVEEAISEVYFTLLVAAALVVFVIFIFLGDWRSLLIPALTVPISLIASFSALLVLGYSINLLTLLALVLAIGLVVDDSIVVLENIHRRLTSGESPLVASFLGARQVGFAVVATTLVLVAVFVPITFLEGDIGRLFSEFAVTMAIAVGFSSFVALTLAPVIGSKVLQTAEAESPLVKWVDRISGRLESGYRNSLQSLLHQPLWALAIIVVSFFGVAALYQSVEQEFAPNQDRGMLFMRVNAAEGASFEYTKDVLEQIEQRLMPLVDQGDIKRLLVRAPGWGAGESFNNGFALMVLAPFDSGRRDTDEILADARARVADVAGASVWISGPRSLGGGSGSPVDIAIGGNSYEELADWQDALLAKLAENPRLINVNTNLKPTKPQLKLSIDRDRAGDLGVNIRDIGRTLETMMGGRRATTFLMGGREYDVLLEAERFNRQTLADLDALYVRSTSTGELVPLSNIVSITEQADAGSLNRHNRVRAFTLTADLAEGYTLGEALEDIRVAVRTELPDHASIAYKGESLDYQTAGYDVIFTFSLALLIVYLVMAAQFESFLHPAVILLTVPLALIGGLGGLVLFDQTLNIYSQVGMVMLVGLATKNGILLVEFINQLRDEGLAFEEAVLGGASRRLRPIIMTALTTVIGAIPLILSNGPGHESRTVIGVVIMCGVSVATVITLYVIPMVYAKVCQNTGSPNAVARQLEAELNKRDEAGV
- a CDS encoding PilT/PilU family type 4a pilus ATPase yields the protein MSRIQEWLKTLARDKGSDLYLSTGAPPCAKFQGKLKPIANEVLKPGEIRAIAYELMDDTQIADFERELEMNLATSIAGYGRFRVNIFIQRSEVSIVARNIVAEIPNWQDLRLPEIMLDVIMRKRGLVLFVGGTGSGKSTSLAALIDYRNSNSNGHIVTVEDPVEYVHRHKKCIVNQREVGVDTRSWHNALKNTLRQAPDVILIGEIRDRETMEHALAFAETGHLCLSTLHANNANQALDRIVNFFPEERRPQLMMDLSQNLQAFVSQRLIPTVDNKRVAAIEVLLGTPLVSDIILRGQFDGLKEVMEKSENLGMKTFDQACFELYQEGLISEEEALRNADSANNVRLKIKFAGSTVGGDFEDEDDLGLSLDGEDF
- a CDS encoding efflux RND transporter periplasmic adaptor subunit; amino-acid sequence: MLKWFPVLAGVLGLVWFWAGPEPADEGRQFGARATPVTITTVQRLDFADSVVAVGTLEAWESVDIRPSVAQIVTELLFEDGDSVEAGQVLAVQKQDAEKARFSELSASLIDAKREVERLANLATKNQVAQTDLDRATTRVQVLEFQLEEVQARIQDRTIRAPFAGQLGLRDVSPGALITSNTRITTLDDLSRMRLTFSVPAIQLGVLSVGQKVIARSAAYAEHFEGRISAIDSRVDPVTRSIQVRAEVPNPDGRLRPGLLMNTSVEANPRMAIVVPEEAIESRAKEHYVWLLERDDTAKKTQVSIGGRSAGVVEITAGLDEGQQIVVDGVGLLRMSPARVKPKE
- a CDS encoding VWA domain-containing protein; the encoded protein is MHLARQQGVRISPAESMDALQAAQAVGLDSPNLLRESMAMTLAKTIEEEAICKACFDQFFLQQTSDGQTEHNASSSEDKTTLDDQQQLAEVLASDEKTQELVDQSDFIQALLQQDQAEVDAQMAEALGTLPLKQLSFFTQKGLFTRRLLDALGEAPIRQTLAELAEDNPAKHALKDVQEAMQAQAKQAIERAFELNAAGQHDQLMAELLRKTKLSAVERRHAERLQGLIQKLARKLTQKHRKRPKKTRRGQLHMIKTLRRGIANDGVMFDTFWRRTERRKPQIMAVCDVSGSVSAYAKFLLMLLYYLQDVLPRTRSFAFAHDLGEITSLFQQHPVEKAIEIANWRYGGATDYGSSLDKFWDIAGQDITKQTTVIILGDARNNYGDHRFERLLEISERCRRIIWLNPEGKNQWGSGDSEMLRYQRVCHLAHECNTLGQLETIVDNLITLVR